One window of the Anaeromyxobacter dehalogenans 2CP-C genome contains the following:
- the buk gene encoding butyrate kinase, which produces MSASAGPHGPLVLAVNPGAGSTKLGLFRGGGLVREEKVLHPEAMARPAARIWDELPGRVAAAEDFLARAGVRAGDLAAVAGRGGLLPPLAAGAYLVDDALVAELERAAHGEHASNLGAPMARALAAPHGCPALVVDPVSVDELAPVARVTGLAGVERTSFAHALNLRAVARRHAASAGRPLEALALVLAHLGTGISLCALAGGRMVDVVNPRDEGPFSGDRAGGVPATALVDLCFAPGADARTVKRRLFGDGGLYAHLGTRDVREALARAGRGDARAALLVDAMCYQAAKAVAAMAVALDGRVDAIVLTGGLAHLAPVVEGVRRRVAWIAPVEVHPGEDELRALAEGALRVLSGEEPARPYAPLAPDR; this is translated from the coding sequence GGGCCGCACGGGCCGCTGGTGCTCGCGGTGAACCCGGGGGCCGGGTCCACCAAGCTCGGCCTGTTCCGCGGGGGCGGGCTGGTCCGCGAGGAGAAGGTGCTGCACCCCGAGGCGATGGCGCGGCCCGCGGCGCGGATCTGGGACGAGCTGCCCGGGCGCGTCGCCGCGGCGGAGGACTTCCTCGCTCGCGCCGGGGTGCGGGCGGGCGACCTCGCCGCGGTGGCCGGGCGCGGCGGGCTGCTCCCGCCGCTCGCCGCCGGCGCGTACCTCGTGGACGACGCGCTCGTCGCCGAGCTGGAGCGGGCCGCGCACGGGGAGCACGCCTCGAACCTGGGCGCGCCCATGGCGCGGGCGCTCGCCGCGCCGCACGGGTGCCCGGCGCTGGTCGTGGACCCGGTCTCGGTGGACGAGCTCGCGCCGGTGGCGCGCGTCACCGGCCTCGCCGGGGTGGAGCGCACCAGCTTCGCGCACGCGCTCAACCTGCGCGCGGTGGCGCGGCGCCACGCGGCCTCGGCCGGCCGGCCGCTCGAGGCGCTCGCGCTCGTGCTCGCGCACCTCGGCACCGGCATCTCGCTCTGCGCCCTGGCCGGCGGCCGGATGGTGGACGTGGTGAACCCGCGCGACGAGGGGCCGTTCTCCGGCGACCGGGCCGGCGGCGTGCCGGCCACCGCGCTCGTGGACCTGTGCTTCGCGCCGGGCGCCGACGCACGGACGGTGAAGCGGCGGCTGTTCGGCGACGGCGGGCTCTACGCGCACCTCGGCACGCGCGACGTCCGCGAGGCGCTGGCGCGGGCCGGGCGCGGGGACGCCCGGGCCGCGCTGCTCGTGGACGCGATGTGCTACCAGGCCGCGAAGGCCGTGGCGGCGATGGCCGTCGCGCTCGACGGCCGGGTGGACGCGATCGTGCTCACCGGCGGCCTCGCCCACCTCGCGCCGGTGGTCGAGGGCGTCCGGCGCCGGGTGGCGTGGATCGCGCCGGTGGAGGTCCACCCGGGCGAGGACGAGCTGCGGGCGCTCGCCGAGGGCGCGCTGCGCGTCCTCTCGGGCGAGGAGCCGGCGCGGCCCTACGCGCCGCTCGCGCCCGATCGCTGA
- a CDS encoding PLP-dependent aminotransferase family protein, translating into MRTWQTPLALDRADPAPLSVQIARALAARIRAGALRPGAPLPSSRALARTLGVHRNTVLAAYGELAAEGWIASDPARATLVSRDLPPVPRGAAGAPGPAARAGFDLPPAPSDATWEALPPGTLELLGGTPDPRLVPVAALGSAYRRALRRREHLAYGDAAGHPRLRAALARMLGEARGLAVDADGILVTRGAQMALSLAGRALLSPGDGVAVEALGYRPAWESLRLAGLRTVPVPVDARGLEVERLEALAAAGAIRAVYLTPHHQYPTTVTLAPARRLALLDLARRARLLVLEDDYDAEFHYEGRPVPPLASADGAGVVVYVGTLSKVLAPGLRLGWLAGPPDAIERLTAHRRFLDRQGDLAVEAAVAELFEEGEAQRHAWRTRRVYAGRREALAAELGARLGGALSFRTPAGGMALWCRVAPGIDPGAWAARALRAGVAVQPGRLFAHDRRARPFLRLGFGRLDARELAEAVRRLAGALPRRGQRSGASGA; encoded by the coding sequence GTGCGGACCTGGCAGACCCCGCTCGCGCTCGACCGCGCCGACCCGGCCCCGCTCTCGGTGCAGATCGCCCGCGCGCTCGCCGCGCGGATCCGCGCCGGCGCGCTCCGCCCCGGCGCGCCGCTCCCCTCCAGCCGCGCGCTGGCGCGGACGCTCGGCGTCCACCGCAACACCGTGCTCGCCGCCTACGGCGAGCTGGCCGCGGAGGGCTGGATCGCGTCCGATCCGGCCCGCGCCACGCTCGTCTCGCGCGACCTCCCGCCGGTGCCCCGCGGCGCCGCGGGCGCGCCCGGCCCGGCCGCGCGCGCCGGCTTCGATCTGCCCCCCGCCCCGTCCGACGCCACCTGGGAGGCGCTGCCGCCCGGCACGCTCGAGCTCCTCGGCGGCACCCCCGATCCGCGGCTCGTGCCGGTGGCCGCGCTCGGGAGCGCCTACCGCCGGGCGCTGCGCCGGCGCGAGCACCTCGCCTACGGCGACGCCGCCGGCCACCCGCGCCTGCGGGCCGCGCTCGCGCGCATGCTGGGCGAGGCGCGCGGCCTGGCCGTGGACGCGGACGGGATCCTCGTCACCCGCGGCGCGCAGATGGCGCTCTCCCTGGCCGGGCGGGCGCTGCTCTCCCCCGGCGACGGCGTCGCGGTCGAGGCGCTCGGCTACCGGCCGGCGTGGGAGTCGCTGCGCCTGGCCGGCCTGCGCACCGTGCCGGTGCCGGTGGACGCGCGCGGGCTCGAGGTGGAGCGGCTCGAGGCGCTCGCGGCGGCCGGCGCGATCCGCGCGGTCTACCTCACCCCGCACCACCAGTACCCGACCACCGTCACGCTCGCGCCCGCCCGGCGGCTCGCGCTGCTCGACCTCGCCCGCCGCGCGCGGCTGCTCGTGCTCGAGGACGACTACGACGCCGAGTTCCACTACGAGGGCCGGCCGGTGCCGCCGCTCGCCAGCGCCGACGGCGCCGGGGTGGTGGTCTACGTGGGCACGCTCTCCAAGGTCCTCGCCCCGGGCCTGCGCCTCGGCTGGCTGGCCGGCCCGCCGGACGCGATCGAGCGGCTCACCGCGCACCGCCGCTTCCTCGATCGGCAGGGCGACCTCGCGGTGGAGGCCGCCGTGGCCGAGCTGTTCGAGGAGGGCGAGGCGCAGCGGCACGCCTGGCGGACCCGCCGCGTCTACGCGGGCCGGCGCGAGGCGCTCGCGGCCGAGCTCGGGGCGCGCCTCGGCGGCGCGCTCTCCTTCCGGACGCCGGCGGGCGGCATGGCGCTCTGGTGCCGCGTCGCGCCCGGCATCGACCCCGGCGCCTGGGCGGCGCGGGCGCTCCGCGCCGGGGTGGCGGTGCAGCCGGGGCGGCTGTTCGCGCACGACCGCCGGGCGCGCCCGTTCCTGCGGCTCGGCTTCGGGCGCCTCGACGCGCGCGAGCTGGCGGAGGCGGTGCGCCGGCTGGCCGGGGCGCTGCCGCGCCGGGGTCAGCGATCGGGCGCGAGCGGCGCGTAG